Proteins encoded within one genomic window of Bemisia tabaci chromosome 2, PGI_BMITA_v3:
- the loj gene encoding transmembrane emp24 domain-containing protein B, with the protein MTLIATFVLLFLYFVLVYCETTVPWYENLPAVAMDYKVHVDPGKEDCYFQYVNPGATFYVSFQVLRGGDGMAGFAVRNPAGVIVHPYQWKASSDYQDTSATGGYYSVCIDNQFSRFASKLVNLYLTVIRYDQWENYNKEVEDMNLGVDNFTSRVMNVERNINDMIHFQHRTKSHETRDKIMVEDNLRYVQRWSLFQIVVIIGTTVVQVYFVRKLFDIKNSRPRV; encoded by the exons ATGACTTTAATTGCCACGTTCGTCTTGCTGTTCTTGTATTTCGTGCTGGTGTATTGTGAAACAACAGTTCCATGGTATGAAAATCTTCCTGCAGTTGCGATGGACTACAAAGTACATGTCGATCCTGGAAAAGAGGATTGTTACTTCCAATATGTTAATCCGGGAGCCACTTTTTATGTCAGCTTCCAG GTTTTAAGAGGGGGAGATGGAATGGCCGGTTTTGCAGTTCGTAACCCAGCAGGTGTAATAGTTCACCCGTATCAATGGAAAGCAAGCTCTGATTATCAAGATACTTCTGCGACCGGTGGCTACTACAGTGTCTGTATAGACAATCAATTCTCACGATTTGCTTCAAAATTAGTCAATCTTTACCTTACTGTCATCAG GTATGATCAGTGGGAGAATTATAACAAAGAAGTCGAAGACATGAATCTAGGTGTTGATAATTTCACT AGTCGGGTGATGAATGTAGAGCGAAATATCAATGACATGATACATTTCCAACACCGAACCAAAAGTCATGAAACTAGAGACAAAATCATGGTGGAAGATAATTTGAGATATGTGCAACGTTGGTCATTGTTTCAAATAGTCGTCATCATTGGAACAACTGTGGTTCAGGTATATTTTGTAAGAAAATTATTCGATATTAAAAATTCTCGGCCAAGAGTTTAA